The proteins below come from a single Vitis vinifera cultivar Pinot Noir 40024 chromosome 9, ASM3070453v1 genomic window:
- the LOC100265183 gene encoding auxin-binding protein ABP19a — MLHVLLFFYFLVSSSHAAVQDFCVADLKAPQGPAGYSCKTPAKVTVDDFVYSGLGVAGNTSNFIKASINTAFADKFPGLNGLGLSMARVDLAPGGAIPMHSHPGASETLLVAKGSVIAAFVSSDNTVYSKTLKEGDIMVFPQGLLHFEVNTGRTPALIWVSFSSSNPGLQILSYALFRSSLPSELIEKTTFLDDDEVKRLKALLGGSG; from the coding sequence ATGCTTCACgttcttctcttcttttatttccttgtGTCCTCCTCTCATGCAGCAGTCCAAGACTTCTGCGTGGCGGACCTGAAAGCCCCACAAGGTCCTGCAGGCTACTCCTGCAAGACGCCTGCAAAAGTAACAGTAGATGACTTCGTGTACTCAGGCCTAGGTGTGGCTGGAAACACCTCAAACTTCATCAAAGCTTCCATAAACACAGCATTTGCTGATAAATTCCCAGGCCTAAATGGGCTTGGTCTCTCCATGGCTCGGGTGGACCTGGCCCCCGGCGGTGCGATTCCAATGCACAGCCACCCTGGTGCTTCGGAGACGCTACTTGTGGCCAAGGGCTCTGTCATTGCTGCTTTCGTCTCTTCAGATAATACTGTCTACTCGAAGACACTCAAAGAGGGAGATATCATGGTTTTCCCTCAAGGCTTGCTGCATTTCGAGGTGAACACTGGTCGGACGCCGGCACTCATTTGGGTTAGCTTCAGTAGCTCGAACCCCGGCCTGCAGATCCTGAGCTATGCGCTGTTTAGAAGCAGCTTGCCTTCTGAATTGATAGAGAAGACCACCTttcttgatgatgatgaagtgAAGAGGCTCAAGGCTCTTCTTGGGGGGTCTGGCTAG
- the LOC100259980 gene encoding germin-like protein, whose protein sequence is MLHILALFSFLLVSSSHAAVQDFCVADLTAPQGPAGYSCKTPAEVTADDFVYSGLSQPGNTSSLFNAAINTAFVDKFPGLNGLGLSMARADLAPGGVVPMHTHHGASETILIAKGSITAGFISSDNTVYLKTLKEGDIMVFPQGLLHFQVNTGRTQAHFWVSFGSSNPGIQILSNALFSNNLPSELIEKTTFLDDDEVKRLKALLGGSG, encoded by the coding sequence ATGCTTCACATTCTTGCCTTGTTTTCCTTCCTCCTTGTCTCCTCCTCCCATGCAGCAGTCCAAGATTTCTGTGTGGCGGACTTGACAGCCCCACAAGGCCCTGCAGGCTACTCCTGCAAGACGCCTGCAGAAGTAACAGCAGACGATTTCGTGTATTCAGGCTTAAGTCAGCCTGGAAACACCTCAAGCCTCTTCAATGCTGCCATCAACACAGCATTTGTTGATAAATTCCCCGGCCTAAATGGCCTTGGCCTCTCCATGGCACGAGCAGACTTAGCCCCTGGCGGTGTGGTTCCAATGCACACTCACCACGGCGCTTCAGAGACAATTCTTATAGCCAAGGGCTCTATCACTGCTGGTTTCATTTCTTCAGATAATACCGTCTACTTGAAGACACTCAAGGAGGGAGATATCATGGTTTTCCCTCAAGGGTTGCTGCATTTCCAGGTGAACACTGGTCGGACACAGGCACATTTTTGGGTTAGCTTCGGTAGCTCGAACCCTGGCATCCAAATCCTCAGCAATGCGCTGTTTAGCAACAACTTGCCTTCTGAATTGATAGAGAAGACCACTTttcttgatgatgatgaagtgAAGAGACTCAAGGCTCTTCTTGGCGGTTCTGGGTAA